The stretch of DNA CCGAGATACAGCACGGCAACGCGGTCCGAGATATGCTCAACAACCGAAAGGTCATGGCTGATGAACAGGTAGGTCAGATTGCGCTGCTCCTGCAGGTCCATCATCAGGTTGAGCACCTGCGCCTGAATGGAAACGTCCAGTGCGGAGATGGGCTCGTCGGCCACGATGAACTCGGGGTCCAGCACGAGCGCACGCGCAATGGATATGCGCTGACGCTGGCCGCCGGAGAATTCATGCGGATACCGTTCTGCCCACTGGGGGTTGATGCCCACCTGTTCCATCACCTCCGCAACTTTCTCGCGCACCTGCGCATCGGAAAGCTCCGGCTTGTGGAAGCGGACAGGCTCTTCGAGAATCTGGCGCACACGCATACGGGGGTTCAGCGAGGCATAGGGGTCCTGAAAGACCATCTGCGCCTTGGTGCGGAACGGACGCCTTTTGGTGCCCTGCAGATTGTCTATCCGCTGATCACGGTAGTAAATCTCGCCGCTGGTGGGCGGATACAGCCCGATAACCACACGCGCAAGGGTAGACTTGCCGCAACCGGATTCGCCCACCACGGAAAGGGTTTCCCCTGCCATGATGTCGAGACTCACGTCGTTCACGGCATGAACCACAGAGCGGTTGCGGACGATCTTGCCACCGGAAAAGGTGAGCTGATCCAGCAGACCGCCGGAGATGTCAAAGTGCTTTACGACATTCTTTATGCTTACAAGAGGCGTATTACCCATGACTACTCCAGTTCATGACAAGCGGCGCAAACGCCGGTTTTCTTGAGCTCCAGCAAGGGAACTCTGGAAAGACAGACGTCCTTGCACAGATCGCAGCGGTTGTTGAAAGCGCAGCCTTCCGGAATGTCCGTAAGGCTGGGCATGCTGCCGGGAATCTGGTTCAGGCGTGAGCCGGTGGCCCCTTCGGGCAGCGCGGCTATAAGACCTCTGGTGTAGGGGTGCTGCGGGTTGGTACAGACCTGTTCGGTTTCTCCCAGCTCCACAATGCTGCCTGCGTACATAACGGCCACCTTCTGCGTCACCTGCGATACGACACCAAGGTCGTGGGTGATGAGGATAAGGCCCATGTTCTCGTTTTTACAGAGCTCAAGCAGCAGGTCCATTATCTCCGCCTGAATGGTCACGTCCAGCGCGGTGGTGGGCTCGTCCGCAATGATGAGCGCGGGGTCGGTCAGCAGCGCAATGGCAATGACGATGCGCTGGCGCATGCCGCCGGAGAACTCGTGCGGGTATTGCTTAAGCCGCTTTTCGGGAGAGTTGATGTATACCTTGCGCAGTTTGTCGATGGCGATGGCCTCCGCCTCCTTTTTGGAGATGTTCTTGTGGGCCATCAGCGTTTCTATCATCTGCGTCCCGATGGTGAGCACCGGGTTCAGGGTCATCATGGGGTCCTGGAAGATCATGCTGATGCGGTTGCCCCGCACCCGGCGCATTTCTTCTTCAGAAAGGGTCGCAAGATCGCGACCGTCGAACCACACCGAGCCGCCTGCAAGGAAGCCCGGTTTGGAGATCAGATTTATTATGGAAAAACCCGTAACCGATTTGCCTGCGCCGGATTCGCCCACAAGGCCGAGGCGTTCCCCGCGCTTGAGCGTGAAGGAAACGTTGTTCACGGCCGTAAGCGCATAATCACGCAGGGCAAACTTGACGGTCAGGTTTCGTACGTCAAGCAAAGTATCCATGTTCCCTAGTCCTTATAGAGTTTGGGATTCAGGAAATCCCGCAGCCAGTCGCCCAGCAGGTTGATGGAAAGCACCAGCAGCACCAGTACCAGACCCGGGAACAGGGTAATCCACCAGCTGCCGCTCAGCACATAGGTGAAACCGGATTTGATGAGCGAGCCGAGGGAAGGCTGGGTGGCGGGCATGCCGAGACCGAGGAAGGAAAGTGCCGCTTCGCTCATGACCGCGTTGGCCACCTGCACGGTGGAGATGACGAGCACGGGCGTAAGCGTGTTGGGCAGAATGTGGCGCCACATGATGCGCGAAGGCTTAAGGCCGATAACGCGGGCGGCTTCCACATATTCCTTCTTCTTTTCCGCAAGCACGGAGGCGCGCACGGTACGTGCATACTGCGGCCATTCCGAGATGCCGATAACGAACACGAGGAACGGCAGTGCAATGTTGGCATATCCGGCAACGCCGAAAGCCGTCTGCAGAATGGCGCCGAAGAAGATGGCCACCATGTAGGAAGAGAAGGACAACTGCACGTCGGTGATTCGCATCAGAATGGAATCAATCTTGCCGCCCTTGTAGCCGGAAACAAGGCCCACGATGATGCCGAGCCCTGCCTGCAGCACAACGGCACCAAGGCCGATGAGCAGCGAAACGCGCGCACCGTAAAGAATGGTGGACCATATATCGCGGCCCTGCGCATCGGTACCGAGCAGGAAGTTGCCGCCGGAAATCCACATGGGCGCTATTTCGGCGTCCATGATGTCGATGGAGGAGCCGTCATAGGGGTTCTGTGTGGCCAGCAGGGGCGCAAACAGCGCAAGCATCAGCAGAATGAACAGAATGAGAAAACTGCCGACCGCAACAGGGTCGCGCAGAAAGCTGTACAGAAAGTAGGATTCGCGGAATTTTTTCCACATGTATTATTTCCTCCCCGAAATACGGACCATGGGGTTCACCAGGCCGTAGATAATATCCACCACCGTGTTCACGGTGACGAAGAGCGCGCCTACAAAGACAAGGTAGGCAACCAGCAGGGAGGTGTCTGAACGTTCCACGGCTTCGATGAACATGAAGCCCATGCCCTGCCACTGGAACACTGTTTCCGTCAGAATGGTGTAGGCAATCATGATGCCTATCTGCACACCGCCCACGGTAATAACCGGCAGCAGCGTGTTCTTGAACCCGTGAACCATGAGGATGCGCCACGGCTTAAGGCCCTTGGCGCGGGCGAACTTCACATATTCCGTCTGCATTACTTCCTTCATTTCCGCACGGATAAGGCGGATAAAGAGCGGCAGCATGATGGAAGAAAGGGCAACGGAAGGCAGAATCAGGTGCTTAAGGCCGTCCAGCGTCAGCAGGCCGGTATCCCAGAAGCCCCATAGTTGCACAGTATCACCCCGTCCGTACGACGGCAGCCAGTGCAGCTCTACTGCAAACAGATAAATGAGCAGGATTGCCGTAAGGAACACGGGAACGGAAACCCCTACAATACTGAATCCCATGATGAACCGGGCCAGCCCCGACTTGGGTTTCACCGCGGCGTAAATGCCTGCGGGTGTTGAAACCAGCAGAATGATCATGGCACTGCAGAACACCAGTTCAAGCGTTGCAGGTGCCTTTTTCATGATCACTTCGGTGGCAGGTTTGCGATAGAAGAACGAACGGCCGAGGTCGCCCTGAAGCGCATTGCTTACAAAGCGGGTCCATTGCACCACTATCGGATCATTCAGACCAAGCTTGTCCCGAAGGGCCTCGCGATCGGCGGCAGACACAGACATGCCTACCATTTCGCGCACCGGATCCCCGAAGGAGTACTTGATGCCAAAGCCTATGATGGAGATGACAAACATGACGAGCATTGCCTGCGCCAGTCGTCTCATGATGAACGCGAACATAACTGTTTAATATCTTTGTTGGTTATAGGTAATGTTGTGCGGTCGCCCGGACACGGGAGAACCGGCGCGGGGCCGGTTCCTTTCATTCGGTCCTTTTCAAAGTTACCCAGTTGCGACGGCGGACGCCCGCCGCCGCTCAAAGAAACTTTGAAAAGGAGAAGCCGGAGCGGGTGTCCGCTCCGGCATTTCATCCATTCAAGGCTATTCCATTACCAGGTCGCCAAAGTAGGGGAAGTCCATACCGTTCACGATTGCCTGAGCATTCTTGACCTTCTTGGAAGCGGCCCAGGAAAGGTCCTGCCAGTGCAGCGGAACGAAAGCTGCGTCTTCGTACAGGATTTTTTCAACCTGCTGCAGCATTGCGGTACGCTTTGCGCGGTCGGTTTCGGCATTGGATTCGTTGATGAGCTTGTCAACTTCGGGGTTGCAGTAGTTGCCGGAGTTGTATGCGCCCATGCCGGTTTCCTTGTTGGGGCACATGAGCAGGTATTCGGTGAAGTTAGCGGAGTCTTCGGTGTCGGAGTGCCAGCCGATCATCTGGATGTCGGCGACCTGAGCATCGAACTCATCCCAGTACTGAGCCTTGGGCATGGTCTTCAGGTGCACCTTGATGCCGATCTTGTCCATCATTGCCACGAAGGCCTGAGCAATGGCTTCGTCCTTCACGTAGCGGTTGTTGGGGGCGATCATGGTCACTTCGAAGCCCTTTTCGAAACCGGCTTCCTTCATGAGTTCCTTGGCCTTCGCTACGTCGTAACGGGGCTTCAGTTCTTCAACGTAGCCAAGGTAGCCCTTGGGGCTCTGCTGGCCGGCGGTGGTGGAACGACCCTTGAGGATCTTCTTCACGATGCCGTCGTTGTTGGTAGCGTATACGATAGCCATACGAACGCGCTTGTCGGCAAATGCGGGCACACGCTTCTGGTTCAGCTGCAGGGTGATGAGACGGGTACCGGAAAGAGTGATCAGGTCCACGTTCTTGGCTTCGTCAAGACGGTCGTAGTCCTGGGGGGGAACGGGCTGAATCCAGTCAACGTCGCCGGAAAGGATGGAGGCAACGCGGGTTGCTTCGTTGGCAATGGGCTTGAATTCGATGGTGTCCAGGTTGCCGCGGGGACCCCAGTAGCCGTCGAACTTGTTGAGCAGCAGCTTAACGCCCTGTTCACGCTCGGTCACAACAAAGGGACCGGTGCCGGATTCATGTTCGTTGGCGAAAGAAGGACCGGATTTTACGATGGCGGCCTTATCCTGGCCTGCGGCATCCTTGCCGGTGTAGAAAGCGCTGTCCATGGGGAAGATGTAGGTAGCCATGTTGAGAAGCAGGGGGTAGGCAACCTTGGTCTTCAGGTCCACGGTGTAATCGTCAACGATAACAGCGGGGCCGAACACTTCGAACAGGCCCTTGAAGTCGGGAGAAACTTTCAGGCGGTCAAGGGTCCAGGCAACGTCCTTGGCGGTAAAGGTGTTACCGCTGTGGAACTTGACACCCTTGCGCAGGTGGAAACGGACGGTCATGGGATCAAGACGTTCCCACTTCTCGGCCAGACGGCCTTCGAACTTCATGTCCTGAGTCCAGCGGATCAGCGGATCAAAGACCATGTGGGAATACTGCAGCATGCCGCCGGAAAGCTGAACATGCGGGTCAAGGGACACCGGGTCGGCGTCCATGGCGAGACGCAGGGTCTTGCCGGCCATAGCGGGGACGGCGAACAGTGCCAGAGACAGAGCCAGCACCATTGCGGAAACAAAACGTTTCATCCAGTACCTCCAGTACTCTTTCAAACAGGTTTACCTACCTCAACGACGGATCGTTGCCACATTCCTATAGCACTACAGCCGTAGTCCGGAATACCCCCGGACACAGCTTAGATCGATCCAAAGTAAACAACAGGAAAGCGACTTATCCAACCCATGAAAGGGCTTCAAGTCAAGCTATTTCTACTGCAAAATTGTCAATATTGTTATGTTGATACGACTAAAACATTCCTCTCGGAAACAGAAATGGCACTCTAGAGGCCCTTTTTCACAATTAGTGACGCGGGGTTGCGACTGTCTGTGCACACAGTGCGCCTCCGGACCTGTAAGGCAAAAAGGCAACAAAAAACCTTCGTGAATATAGCCGAATGCACCCGCCTTTTTTGGAGAGACCAGAAAATCACACGGGGCATTTTGAGGCATCACGCAGGCACAATCAGGCCAGAGCCTTCACAAACCGCTGTAGCGCCTCAGACAACTGGCTTTTTGCGCATGCGAAATTCAATCGCATGCCGCTCTCGCCTCCCGGCCCGTAGGTGGTTCCGTGGTTGAGCGCGAGGCGGGCATCCTGCTGTATGCGGCGAACCACCTCGGCCATGTCGCAGCCGGTGCGCTCGCAGTAGCCGGAGAAGTCCAGCCACGAAAGGTAGGTACCTTCAAGGGGCATGCAGTCCACGCCGGGCAGCGCCCGCACAGCCAGTGCCACGGTATCGCGATTCGTCGCCAGATACGGCAGCAGACTGTCGAGCCATGCATCACCGTGGGTATAGGCGGCCATGGCCGCGATCATGCCGAAGGTGTTGGGCAGGAACATGCCTGCGCGGTGCACCTGCCGCTCATACTGTCTGTGCAGAGTCGGATTGGAGATGATCACGTTCCCCGTAAGGGTGCCGGCAAGGTTGAAGGTCTTTGTGGCAGAAGTGCAGGTGATGGTGCGCGCGGCCACTTCCGGCGCAATGGAGGCCATGACGGTGTGGCGGTACCCCGCATCGGGATAGACAAGGTCATGATGGATCTCGTCCGCCACGATGAGCAGGTCGTGCCTGCAGCACACTTCTGCCAGCCGTTCCAGTTCCGGCCGCGTCCAGACCCTGCCGCCGGGGTTGTGCGGGCTGCACAGAATGAGCATGCGGGTGCGGGCGTCTATCTGCGCTTCCAGCGCATCAAAATCCATCTCGTATCGACCCTGACCCTTGCGTACCAGACGGTTGGCCGTCACATGGCATCCGTTGTTCCGCACGGCCCCGAAGAAGGGATAGTACACCGGCGTCTGCAGCACCACATTGTCACCGGGGCGGCAGAATGCCTGCACGGCCAGATTCACGCCCATGACAATGCCGTGTGAGGCAAATATCCATTGCGGTTCGATATGCCAGTTGTGCCTGCGCTCCATCCAGCCGGCAATGGCCGCATGATACTCCGCATAGTTGCCGGAATAGCCGAGCACGCCGTCTATCATGGCGGAAAGCGCCTTCTTCACTGCGGGCGGAGGCAAAAATTCCATATCCGCAACCCAGAGGGGAATGCCCCCTTCTGCGGGAGAAACGCCGAACAGGGCCTGCATGTCGTCCCATTTTTCGCAGTAGGTGTTGTTGCGGTTGATTACGGTGTCGAAGTCGAAGCAGTGTGCGGACACAGGCATATCCTTTCTTGTGAGAGTATTGTCTGCTGCGGGAACCTGTGCGGCTGCAGTGAGCCTCAACCGGCCCCGCAGTGTGATGTTATTACGATAACCTCGAAATATCGGGGTTTGGTCAGTTGCTCCCCGATGCGCTACGCGCGGGCCACGAACCAGCCGTTCAGCAGATCCGCCTTGCCATAGAGAAAGGGTTCACCCTCAAACCCGCACATGGAGCCGCCTGCCGCCTCCAGCAGAGCCTGACCCGCTGCGGTATCCCACTCCCACGTGGCATGCAGGCAGGGAAAGAGCTGGGCGCGGCCTTCCGCCAGCAGGCAGAACTTATAGGAACTGCCTGCCCGCAGGCGGGTATGGGGCGCATCCCCCATATAACTGTCGAGGCGCGGAGTCTTATCCACATTGCTCTGCAGCACCACGGGGCCGCCATCGCCCGCATCGCGTCGGGTGCGTATGCTGCTGATGGTGCGCAGAGGTCGCACGGGGCCGCCATCGCCGTCGCCTATGCGCAGTGCACCGGCTCCGGCCACGCCGAGATAGGTTGTGCCGTTGAGCGGCACATGGATGATTCCCGCCAGAGGGCGGTGATTCACCATATAGGCGATGTTCACCGTGAACTGGGCGTTACGCTTGATGAAGCCCTTGGTGCCGTCGAGCGGGTCCACAAGAAAATAGCTCGGCCACGCCGCCCGCTCTTCATAGGCAGGCAGCCCGCCCTCTTCGGAAATGACCGGAATGTCGGGGACAAGGCGCGACAGGCCGCTCAGAATGCAGTCGTTGGCTGCTTCGTCAGCTATGGTCACGGGCGAATCGTCTTCCTTGTAGGATATCTGCACATCCCCGCCATAATACTGCATAATCAGCGCTCCGGCTTCTTCCGCAAGCAGCGCCAGATGCCAGAACACCTCCGCCAGCCCTGCAGGCAGCGGGGTGAGAAGCGATTGCGGAAATTCGCCTTCCGCGTGCAGCTGTTCAATGACTGATCTGTTCATGACTGCTCTCTTGATGGCATTCCGGTGGCGTTCAGACTGCTGACAACGTCATTTGGGGTATTGTTTGGCTCCGCCGGGCAG from Desulfovibrio subterraneus encodes:
- a CDS encoding ABC transporter ATP-binding protein, translated to MDTLLDVRNLTVKFALRDYALTAVNNVSFTLKRGERLGLVGESGAGKSVTGFSIINLISKPGFLAGGSVWFDGRDLATLSEEEMRRVRGNRISMIFQDPMMTLNPVLTIGTQMIETLMAHKNISKKEAEAIAIDKLRKVYINSPEKRLKQYPHEFSGGMRQRIVIAIALLTDPALIIADEPTTALDVTIQAEIMDLLLELCKNENMGLILITHDLGVVSQVTQKVAVMYAGSIVELGETEQVCTNPQHPYTRGLIAALPEGATGSRLNQIPGSMPSLTDIPEGCAFNNRCDLCKDVCLSRVPLLELKKTGVCAACHELE
- a CDS encoding ABC transporter permease, which encodes MWKKFRESYFLYSFLRDPVAVGSFLILFILLMLALFAPLLATQNPYDGSSIDIMDAEIAPMWISGGNFLLGTDAQGRDIWSTILYGARVSLLIGLGAVVLQAGLGIIVGLVSGYKGGKIDSILMRITDVQLSFSSYMVAIFFGAILQTAFGVAGYANIALPFLVFVIGISEWPQYARTVRASVLAEKKKEYVEAARVIGLKPSRIMWRHILPNTLTPVLVISTVQVANAVMSEAALSFLGLGMPATQPSLGSLIKSGFTYVLSGSWWITLFPGLVLVLLVLSINLLGDWLRDFLNPKLYKD
- a CDS encoding MalY/PatB family protein, with translation MSAHCFDFDTVINRNNTYCEKWDDMQALFGVSPAEGGIPLWVADMEFLPPPAVKKALSAMIDGVLGYSGNYAEYHAAIAGWMERRHNWHIEPQWIFASHGIVMGVNLAVQAFCRPGDNVVLQTPVYYPFFGAVRNNGCHVTANRLVRKGQGRYEMDFDALEAQIDARTRMLILCSPHNPGGRVWTRPELERLAEVCCRHDLLIVADEIHHDLVYPDAGYRHTVMASIAPEVAARTITCTSATKTFNLAGTLTGNVIISNPTLHRQYERQVHRAGMFLPNTFGMIAAMAAYTHGDAWLDSLLPYLATNRDTVALAVRALPGVDCMPLEGTYLSWLDFSGYCERTGCDMAEVVRRIQQDARLALNHGTTYGPGGESGMRLNFACAKSQLSEALQRFVKALA
- a CDS encoding 3'(2'),5'-bisphosphate nucleotidase CysQ family protein encodes the protein MNRSVIEQLHAEGEFPQSLLTPLPAGLAEVFWHLALLAEEAGALIMQYYGGDVQISYKEDDSPVTIADEAANDCILSGLSRLVPDIPVISEEGGLPAYEERAAWPSYFLVDPLDGTKGFIKRNAQFTVNIAYMVNHRPLAGIIHVPLNGTTYLGVAGAGALRIGDGDGGPVRPLRTISSIRTRRDAGDGGPVVLQSNVDKTPRLDSYMGDAPHTRLRAGSSYKFCLLAEGRAQLFPCLHATWEWDTAAGQALLEAAGGSMCGFEGEPFLYGKADLLNGWFVARA
- a CDS encoding ABC transporter substrate-binding protein, with the protein product MKRFVSAMVLALSLALFAVPAMAGKTLRLAMDADPVSLDPHVQLSGGMLQYSHMVFDPLIRWTQDMKFEGRLAEKWERLDPMTVRFHLRKGVKFHSGNTFTAKDVAWTLDRLKVSPDFKGLFEVFGPAVIVDDYTVDLKTKVAYPLLLNMATYIFPMDSAFYTGKDAAGQDKAAIVKSGPSFANEHESGTGPFVVTEREQGVKLLLNKFDGYWGPRGNLDTIEFKPIANEATRVASILSGDVDWIQPVPPQDYDRLDEAKNVDLITLSGTRLITLQLNQKRVPAFADKRVRMAIVYATNNDGIVKKILKGRSTTAGQQSPKGYLGYVEELKPRYDVAKAKELMKEAGFEKGFEVTMIAPNNRYVKDEAIAQAFVAMMDKIGIKVHLKTMPKAQYWDEFDAQVADIQMIGWHSDTEDSANFTEYLLMCPNKETGMGAYNSGNYCNPEVDKLINESNAETDRAKRTAMLQQVEKILYEDAAFVPLHWQDLSWAASKKVKNAQAIVNGMDFPYFGDLVME
- a CDS encoding ABC transporter permease, producing the protein MFAFIMRRLAQAMLVMFVISIIGFGIKYSFGDPVREMVGMSVSAADREALRDKLGLNDPIVVQWTRFVSNALQGDLGRSFFYRKPATEVIMKKAPATLELVFCSAMIILLVSTPAGIYAAVKPKSGLARFIMGFSIVGVSVPVFLTAILLIYLFAVELHWLPSYGRGDTVQLWGFWDTGLLTLDGLKHLILPSVALSSIMLPLFIRLIRAEMKEVMQTEYVKFARAKGLKPWRILMVHGFKNTLLPVITVGGVQIGIMIAYTILTETVFQWQGMGFMFIEAVERSDTSLLVAYLVFVGALFVTVNTVVDIIYGLVNPMVRISGRK
- a CDS encoding ABC transporter ATP-binding protein — encoded protein: MGNTPLVSIKNVVKHFDISGGLLDQLTFSGGKIVRNRSVVHAVNDVSLDIMAGETLSVVGESGCGKSTLARVVIGLYPPTSGEIYYRDQRIDNLQGTKRRPFRTKAQMVFQDPYASLNPRMRVRQILEEPVRFHKPELSDAQVREKVAEVMEQVGINPQWAERYPHEFSGGQRQRISIARALVLDPEFIVADEPISALDVSIQAQVLNLMMDLQEQRNLTYLFISHDLSVVEHISDRVAVLYLGSLCELATSKELFENPQHPYTRALLSAIPRIGKGFQHLKLTGDVPTPINLPSGCVFHGRCPYAQERCMKEVPVARTLESGTVVACHGVEEGRL